One Methanobacteriaceae archaeon genomic region harbors:
- a CDS encoding right-handed parallel beta-helix repeat-containing protein, with translation MALALFAIASPASAADYTVNNTNYMNVFNTTGINSNFNLNGTDYTFQDGDTFTFLSGIYTNVQIILDKTINLISNGAFFTNETTDYYVINILDTSIYSNITGFNINGSLNVSADNVTLNNNSINASTRDGIIINSNNVTIFNNKIKNSALSGINTAGNNTNIINNTFVYNLQNGVTSTGGNTTITGNTIYCYNNSSINSTGADAIINNNHIFRNFFVNNSTYTNVFNSTGINSNFNLDGIDYTFQNGDTFTFLEGIYENVKIILNKPVAIIANGSVNLTSNGASDIIHVLNTANNTNVSGFYINGSLSVDGNNSIIDKNTIVNSSRDGILISASNVTVSNNNIKNSNSSGVKSTGNNVVIRNNHISSSNQNGVESSGSNASISSNYITDSTKNGINSSGDNSVIYNNTIMNNRKSGIHSEGSKTNITSNYIYNSSEHGINSKGNNATISQDSSYYNGMHGIYVSGNNTKIDNSYTYYNGHSGVYSTGNSNSLTSVYSKFNGMNGIQINGINNTITYSTAENNTLNGIYSTGANNQISSITVQYNGNNGIYSTGDSANINNINAANYNKQNGILSTGNNAYLFYIKNAANNKQNGILISGKNAQILWVENATNNIQNGIASLGNNSYLWYIVANNNQNGIYTSGFNTTLVSVYAQFNKNHGILTTGNNVRIFNSIIKFNTLNGIYSTGQKAHIENIQSQNNKQNGICSSGSLLEIFNSVISSNYLNGVYSTGYKPYFQNLTVYSNRLNGIIIYGSEGFVYNSNIYKNMNGVYAKGSKAIVYVSKIYSNSYYGVYSIGASSKIVKNKIYSNRGHGVYSAGSSSQIYYNTIYSNYKNGIYSTSKYVLIADNTASYNKNNGIYSTGIKAKIGRNTVKNNLYYGIYSKGKGSVVVQNKASGNKKGNIRK, from the coding sequence ATGGCCCTGGCCCTATTTGCCATAGCCAGCCCGGCCTCAGCAGCCGATTATACGGTAAATAATACTAATTATATGAATGTGTTCAATACTACTGGAATTAATAGTAATTTCAACCTCAATGGAACAGATTACACCTTCCAGGATGGAGATACCTTCACCTTCTTATCTGGTATCTATACCAATGTTCAGATAATCCTGGATAAAACCATTAATCTCATAAGTAATGGTGCTTTCTTTACCAATGAAACCACTGATTATTATGTTATAAATATCCTGGATACTTCAATTTATTCCAATATCACTGGATTCAATATTAACGGGTCCTTAAATGTCTCTGCAGATAATGTTACTCTTAACAACAACTCCATTAATGCCTCTACACGTGATGGTATTATCATAAACAGTAACAACGTCACTATATTCAACAATAAAATAAAAAACAGTGCCCTTTCTGGTATCAACACCGCTGGAAACAATACTAACATCATCAATAACACTTTTGTATATAATCTGCAAAATGGAGTAACCTCCACCGGCGGAAACACCACCATCACTGGAAACACTATCTACTGCTATAACAACAGCAGTATCAACTCTACCGGTGCAGATGCAATTATAAACAACAACCACATCTTCAGAAACTTCTTCGTGAATAACAGCACCTACACCAATGTATTCAACAGTACTGGAATTAACAGTAATTTCAACCTAGATGGAATCGACTACACCTTCCAGAACGGAGATACCTTCACCTTCCTAGAAGGAATCTATGAGAATGTGAAAATCATCCTGAATAAACCAGTGGCCATCATAGCTAATGGAAGTGTTAACCTCACCAGTAATGGTGCCAGCGACATTATACATGTTTTAAATACTGCCAACAACACTAATGTCTCAGGTTTCTATATCAATGGTTCTCTCAGTGTAGATGGAAATAATTCTATTATAGACAAAAATACTATTGTCAACTCGTCCCGTGATGGTATTCTAATTTCAGCCAGTAATGTTACCGTATCCAATAATAATATCAAAAACAGTAATTCATCTGGTGTAAAATCTACTGGAAATAATGTAGTTATTAGAAATAATCATATATCTTCCAGTAATCAGAATGGGGTCGAATCTTCAGGAAGTAATGCTAGTATTAGTAGTAATTATATCACAGATAGTACAAAAAACGGAATAAACTCCTCAGGGGATAATTCAGTAATCTACAACAACACTATCATGAATAATCGCAAGTCAGGTATTCATTCTGAAGGATCTAAGACCAACATCACTTCAAATTATATTTATAATAGCAGTGAGCACGGTATAAATTCTAAAGGGAACAATGCCACCATATCTCAGGATAGCTCATATTATAATGGGATGCATGGAATATATGTTTCTGGAAACAATACTAAGATAGATAATTCATATACTTATTATAATGGGCATTCTGGTGTTTATTCTACTGGTAATTCTAATTCACTGACTTCAGTTTACTCTAAATTTAATGGAATGAATGGAATACAAATTAATGGAATTAATAACACCATAACATATTCCACTGCAGAAAATAACACTTTAAATGGGATATATTCTACAGGTGCTAACAACCAGATCAGTTCCATTACTGTTCAATACAATGGAAACAATGGGATATACTCCACAGGAGACAGTGCAAATATAAACAATATCAATGCTGCAAATTACAACAAACAAAACGGAATACTCAGCACAGGAAACAACGCATATTTATTTTATATTAAGAATGCAGCCAATAATAAGCAAAACGGAATTTTAATAAGTGGTAAAAACGCACAAATCTTATGGGTTGAAAACGCTACTAACAATATTCAAAATGGCATTGCTTCTTTAGGAAACAATAGTTACTTGTGGTATATTGTGGCCAATAATAATCAAAATGGAATTTATACATCTGGTTTCAACACAACCCTAGTCTCAGTATATGCCCAATTCAATAAAAATCATGGGATTTTAACAACTGGAAATAATGTTAGGATATTTAATTCAATAATCAAATTCAATACATTAAATGGGATTTACTCCACAGGACAAAAGGCCCATATTGAAAATATCCAATCCCAGAACAATAAACAAAACGGAATTTGCAGTAGCGGCAGTCTTTTAGAGATTTTTAACTCAGTAATATCCAGTAATTATTTAAATGGAGTATATTCAACAGGATATAAACCTTATTTCCAGAATTTAACTGTTTACTCCAATAGATTAAATGGTATCATTATCTATGGTTCAGAGGGCTTTGTATACAACAGTAACATTTATAAAAATATGAATGGTGTATATGCCAAAGGATCAAAAGCCATTGTTTATGTGAGTAAAATATATTCTAATTCCTATTATGGAGTATATTCCATTGGTGCTTCTTCTAAGATAGTTAAAAACAAAATTTACTCCAACAGGGGCCATGGTGTATATTCTGCAGGATCATCTAGCCAGATTTATTACAATACTATTTACAGCAACTACAAAAACGGAATATATTCCACATCCAAATATGTACTAATTGCAGATAACACGGCTTCCTACAACAAAAACAATGGAATTTATTCTACTGGCATAAAGGCTAAGATTGGTAGAAATACTGTTAAAAATAATTTATATTATGGTATTTATTCCAAAGGTAAAGGATCAGTAGTAGTACAAAATAAGGCCAGTGGCAATAAGAAAGGAAATATTAGAAAATAG
- a CDS encoding MBL fold metallo-hydrolase RNA specificity domain-containing protein, giving the protein MVQIDFHGGVEEIGGNKIHVRGVKNSFFLDFGKSFNSEGDYFSEFLQPRKLNGIMDLVEFGLLPKIKGLYREDYIRHLGLNHHQKPSSDGILISHAHLDHVGYLHHIRDDIPFYMSEESYLIIKALEETGMAGFNNYLNYADDFLYLAKTRLNKNSKTTHKKATAKDTKKSRPIEIVEPYKDFEIGEFIIKSAPVDHSLPGSCAFLVDNGEESLVYTGDFRFHGKREYETKKFIKEAKKFAPTTLITEGTRIDRDHNTTEEEIEKKARELSLSHKGLIIVNYPIRDLDRFLTFYEAARDSDRTMVVNTKQAFLLNAFSGRGYPEIDDVAVYVPRRTWGLMGGESQVCFDEEWVCSSEIDREYILGDYKGWEKDYITWENNVNYLDLQERPEDYMFQCDYFEFKELIDIQPENAIYIKSKTEPFNDEMEIDGRRERNWLNHFGIEVHTGYHASGHACGPEIRDMIRDISPEKVYPIHTREVGAFDVLKEEGIEVFHPELK; this is encoded by the coding sequence ATGGTGCAGATAGATTTTCATGGTGGAGTAGAGGAAATAGGTGGCAATAAGATTCATGTTCGAGGGGTAAAAAATTCATTTTTCCTGGACTTTGGAAAAAGTTTCAATTCAGAAGGAGATTACTTTTCAGAATTTTTACAGCCTAGAAAATTAAATGGAATTATGGATCTGGTGGAATTTGGTTTATTACCTAAAATAAAGGGCCTTTATCGGGAGGATTATATAAGACACCTGGGCCTTAATCACCATCAAAAACCTTCCAGTGATGGAATATTGATATCCCACGCCCATTTGGATCACGTGGGTTATTTGCACCATATAAGGGATGATATTCCATTTTACATGAGTGAAGAAAGCTATTTGATTATCAAAGCCCTGGAAGAGACGGGAATGGCCGGTTTTAATAATTATTTGAATTATGCTGATGATTTTCTTTATTTGGCCAAGACTAGATTAAATAAAAATTCAAAAACCACTCATAAAAAGGCCACAGCTAAAGATACTAAAAAATCAAGGCCTATTGAAATTGTAGAACCTTATAAAGACTTTGAAATTGGGGAATTTATCATAAAATCGGCTCCGGTGGACCACTCACTGCCTGGTTCTTGTGCATTTTTGGTTGATAATGGAGAAGAATCGCTGGTTTATACTGGTGATTTCCGTTTCCATGGTAAAAGAGAATATGAGACTAAAAAATTCATTAAAGAAGCGAAAAAATTTGCCCCTACCACCTTAATTACTGAGGGAACCCGTATTGACCGCGACCATAACACCACCGAAGAAGAAATTGAAAAGAAGGCTCGAGAATTATCCCTTTCCCATAAAGGATTAATAATTGTGAATTATCCGATTAGAGATCTGGATCGTTTTTTAACCTTTTATGAAGCAGCCCGTGATTCAGATAGGACAATGGTGGTCAATACCAAACAGGCCTTTTTATTAAATGCATTTTCTGGTAGAGGATACCCTGAAATTGATGATGTGGCGGTTTATGTACCGCGCAGAACCTGGGGCCTTATGGGTGGAGAGTCACAGGTCTGTTTTGATGAGGAATGGGTGTGCAGCAGTGAAATAGACCGTGAATATATACTGGGAGATTATAAAGGATGGGAGAAAGATTATATCACCTGGGAAAACAATGTGAACTACCTAGATTTGCAAGAGAGACCAGAGGACTACATGTTTCAGTGTGACTACTTTGAATTTAAAGAACTCATTGATATCCAACCAGAAAATGCTATTTACATTAAATCCAAAACAGAGCCCTTCAACGACGAAATGGAGATTGATGGTAGGCGAGAGAGAAACTGGTTGAACCACTTTGGCATTGAAGTCCATACGGGTTACCATGCTTCCGGCCATGCCTGTGGGCCCGAAATACGGGATATGATTAGAGATATCTCTCCAGAAAAGGTTTATCCTATACATACTCGTGAGGTAGGGGCCTTTGACGTTTTAAAAGAAGAAGGAATTGAGGTGTTTCATCCGGAGTTAAAATAA
- a CDS encoding tetratricopeptide repeat protein, whose amino-acid sequence MANENEISSEEFEEILKNCDDQLQENPSAPDTWTRRGMALLALSKPSEALESFEKALEIDNEFDWALQNISNALFMLGRYDEAQEYLENLLKKDPEDDITINNLGFLLMSMGKYDEALEIFNSLLEKQYDSQLLKQKINCLMELREYPEALECNDYLLKEAPDDGELLIQKGNILLGLEDYAEAINVFDDAININPDESEIWNLKGIGHFLMEEFEKSLQAYDKSISLNPDNEWPWFLKGKLLFEMGDYEGALNSFDTSLNLNDLNPEGWFRKGLALYELKQFTESIESYDKALELYEIYPEAWNARALSLLELGEHEEEIRSYDKSIEYNPQYSDAWTNKGATLVMLGEEVEGLKCFNQALRINPHDIIAWMNKGNILMASENFKDAADCFKKVMELEPGILMARLSYAKALFNMEKYDYALKILKEIIQVDPELDLAWFYQGLSLIETGKIEEALDSINKSLEINPHNPEAWVWKGKIFLMNENETEALECFNKSIAEDENNLLAYLFKGIILTEFKEFEGSIECFDRILQVDPENKEVLIKKAVSLGQIGRYMDAIDAVDIVLEYDKVDFDALYLKADALRRLEFLDEAREYFQKLVDLYSDHAGAWYELGITYQEMKEQLKAIESFEKAIEINPEFEWALNSLAVSQALHGQFDNALETVNHALDIDPENKEALDLKRDIEDHVIENKNENEK is encoded by the coding sequence ATGGCCAATGAAAATGAGATAAGTTCAGAAGAGTTTGAAGAAATTTTAAAAAACTGCGATGACCAGCTCCAGGAAAATCCCTCTGCACCAGACACCTGGACTAGAAGGGGAATGGCCCTTTTAGCATTGAGTAAGCCATCTGAAGCACTGGAAAGCTTTGAGAAGGCATTGGAAATAGATAATGAATTCGATTGGGCCTTGCAAAATATTTCAAACGCATTATTTATGTTGGGTAGATATGATGAGGCCCAGGAATATCTAGAAAATCTATTAAAGAAAGATCCAGAAGATGATATTACCATTAATAACCTGGGTTTCCTGCTCATGAGTATGGGAAAATATGATGAAGCATTAGAAATATTCAACAGTTTATTAGAAAAACAATATGATTCCCAACTCCTTAAGCAAAAGATTAACTGTTTAATGGAACTAAGAGAATACCCAGAAGCATTAGAATGCAATGATTATCTTTTAAAAGAAGCCCCTGATGATGGAGAATTGTTAATCCAGAAAGGGAATATTTTATTGGGCTTGGAAGATTATGCAGAAGCTATAAATGTCTTTGATGATGCTATCAATATAAATCCTGATGAGTCAGAAATCTGGAATTTAAAGGGTATTGGGCATTTCCTAATGGAAGAATTTGAAAAATCATTGCAAGCTTATGATAAATCTATTTCTCTAAATCCCGATAATGAATGGCCCTGGTTTTTAAAGGGTAAATTACTATTTGAAATGGGTGACTATGAAGGAGCTTTAAATAGTTTTGATACATCACTGAATTTAAATGATTTAAATCCAGAAGGCTGGTTTAGAAAAGGACTGGCTTTATATGAACTTAAACAATTCACCGAATCCATTGAAAGCTATGATAAAGCCCTGGAACTTTATGAAATATATCCTGAGGCCTGGAATGCTAGAGCATTATCTTTATTAGAATTAGGAGAACACGAAGAAGAAATTCGCTCCTATGACAAGTCCATAGAATACAATCCCCAATACTCTGATGCCTGGACCAATAAGGGTGCTACTTTAGTTATGTTAGGAGAAGAAGTAGAGGGTTTAAAGTGTTTTAATCAGGCCCTTCGAATTAATCCCCATGATATAATTGCTTGGATGAATAAGGGAAATATTTTAATGGCCAGTGAGAATTTTAAAGATGCAGCAGATTGTTTTAAAAAGGTTATGGAACTTGAGCCGGGAATTTTAATGGCCCGCCTATCATATGCCAAGGCCCTCTTTAATATGGAAAAATACGACTATGCCCTAAAGATTCTCAAAGAAATAATTCAAGTGGATCCTGAACTAGATTTAGCCTGGTTTTATCAAGGTTTGAGTTTAATAGAAACTGGGAAAATTGAAGAGGCTTTAGATTCCATAAATAAATCTCTGGAAATAAATCCCCACAACCCGGAAGCATGGGTGTGGAAGGGAAAAATATTTTTAATGAATGAAAATGAAACCGAAGCATTAGAATGTTTTAATAAAAGTATAGCAGAAGATGAAAATAATCTATTGGCTTACCTATTTAAAGGAATAATTTTAACTGAATTTAAAGAGTTTGAAGGGTCTATTGAATGTTTTGATCGTATTTTACAAGTTGATCCTGAAAATAAAGAAGTTTTAATTAAAAAAGCTGTATCCTTGGGCCAAATAGGGAGATATATGGATGCTATAGATGCCGTGGATATTGTTCTAGAATATGATAAAGTGGATTTTGATGCTCTTTATTTGAAGGCTGATGCCTTACGTCGTTTAGAATTTTTAGATGAAGCCCGGGAATATTTCCAGAAACTGGTGGATCTATACTCGGATCATGCTGGAGCATGGTATGAGTTAGGAATAACTTATCAAGAAATGAAAGAACAATTAAAGGCCATTGAATCCTTTGAAAAAGCCATTGAAATAAACCCTGAATTTGAATGGGCCCTGAATTCACTGGCAGTGAGTCAAGCCCTACATGGTCAATTTGATAATGCATTAGAGACGGTAAATCATGCATTAGATATTGATCCTGAAAATAAAGAGGCTCTTGATCTTAAAAGAGATATTGAAGATCATGTAATAGAAAATAAAAATGAAAATGAAAAATAG
- a CDS encoding protease inhibitor I42 family protein, which translates to MLLSIISLSTFSAVSATSNSVFEEKQINVNVNDNFQIELPDISGSSGYCWNTQYDYAMVSLTNEKIIHTVIDPCFIGGNIKQYTFTAKKPGQTKIIMTESRPWSNEMPAKIITYLINIK; encoded by the coding sequence TTGCTGCTAAGCATCATTTCATTAAGTACTTTTTCAGCAGTATCAGCAACATCTAACAGTGTTTTTGAAGAAAAACAGATTAATGTAAATGTAAATGACAACTTTCAAATAGAATTACCTGATATTTCAGGCAGTAGTGGTTATTGCTGGAACACACAATATGATTATGCAATGGTCAGTTTAACCAATGAAAAAATTATCCACACTGTAATAGATCCATGTTTTATCGGAGGCAACATAAAGCAATACACATTTACAGCAAAAAAACCAGGTCAAACCAAAATAATCATGACTGAATCCAGGCCATGGTCCAATGAAATGCCTGCAAAGATAATTACCTACTTAATAAATATTAAATAA
- a CDS encoding DUF6508 domain-containing protein: protein MSTLSLENIDAILEYIPYFESLKKECYKIDPDKSLMDPYFYSEKTSEFINALYENNFIQALDWSEFNTLESVENIEHTDIDTLVKILTAYIRADRFSSGSVANFIKEGHLLRILYRLREIKNK, encoded by the coding sequence ATGTCAACTCTATCCCTTGAAAATATAGATGCCATTTTGGAATATATTCCCTATTTTGAATCACTTAAAAAAGAATGCTACAAGATAGATCCTGATAAATCTCTAATGGATCCCTATTTTTACTCAGAAAAGACTTCAGAGTTTATAAATGCACTCTATGAAAACAATTTTATCCAGGCCCTAGATTGGTCTGAATTTAATACTTTAGAAAGCGTAGAAAACATTGAACATACCGATATAGACACTCTTGTCAAAATTTTAACAGCATATATTAGAGCAGATCGTTTTTCCAGCGGTAGTGTGGCCAATTTTATCAAAGAAGGGCATCTTTTAAGGATTTTATATCGTTTAAGAGAAATTAAAAATAAATAG
- a CDS encoding ATP-dependent DNA helicase: protein MTTKTLTTSQKKAITHYKGPLMIIAGPGAGKTWVLIQRVTNLIRHHKVSPENILLTTFTIKASEELKARLSNEIGEKAENVHISTIHSFCKSILEDYPEYHNLGSGFDVLDDESQLMFLRSNLGEFDNIREDRLVELLDFYNKCGENEIDPDILIEKIKERYPHNKTYQKICLSYKKYLELLGREHKIDFSGLQIAVLDILENNQDILNDLRNKYQFLLIDEYQDTSSLQDKIFQLMATPQNNICVVGDDDQSIYSFRGANIFNFVKFPEKYPETKVVRLNKNFRSTKNIIKASELFMGKHRLVEKEIEPWRSKGNELVLLKNNTEGEEAHQIVKLIHDMKEHGIVPHYGYVTLLFRSVKYHAGAILRELKKEKINYTIRGDKSFLMRDEIQTVLFSMHYVDSDDYSKKFKTRWGRWWNLDLFLNDFMDISPETVDILKKMEDVAPENDRKIRTTDLNKNIINISQLKTEKEFKQKGIVNKKDITKLMALNIFKNDLKTNQMDVLSIFYKLLDISTYLKRLTYDEIINTEKLDVDKYYVENQAEIDKSSLRNKWDSSEQEEKEDVLFNLSKLSGIIKRYQEFSKEPSLEDFLKFLFKLPKKMQYDEELLEDPRALKIMTVHQAKGLEFPVVFICGAAENKFPLKSQYKDILPIPSELLKFIPDGQVNEERRLFYVAMTRAQDNLIISPGGKKSQFIEHDIGIEEFSDVDKIIEKCEEREVAHSPLQVSFSSISTYETCPFRYKLIYYYLFEYQPTQKQKYGTILHHCLNRVHQAIQDKEDIDKNKIQCFVDKSWAPLHENELEDQLNKANLVKKLVFYYDNMKNYIKEVISTEEPFALFKADTLITGRTDLIIKNPENQLELVDFKARGESALERLQVELQLNIYEYGLQKKYKFHKMCAYHFDSNDQTYYPPEKDFQDIESHVQSICQGINNKEFPALSSRRCVNCFFSFVCEDTLD, encoded by the coding sequence ATGACCACTAAAACCCTCACCACTTCACAAAAAAAGGCCATCACCCATTATAAAGGCCCCTTAATGATTATAGCTGGGCCTGGAGCCGGTAAAACTTGGGTTCTTATACAGAGGGTAACTAATCTTATTAGACATCATAAAGTCTCTCCAGAAAATATTTTACTCACCACATTCACCATCAAAGCCTCAGAAGAGTTAAAGGCCCGTTTGAGTAATGAGATTGGTGAGAAGGCGGAAAATGTTCATATTTCCACCATTCACTCTTTTTGTAAATCTATTTTAGAAGATTATCCCGAATATCATAATTTGGGTAGTGGCTTTGATGTTTTGGATGATGAAAGCCAGTTGATGTTTTTAAGGAGTAATTTAGGCGAGTTTGATAATATACGGGAAGATAGATTAGTGGAATTATTAGATTTTTACAATAAATGTGGGGAAAATGAAATAGATCCAGATATTTTAATAGAAAAAATCAAAGAAAGATATCCTCATAATAAGACCTATCAAAAAATCTGTCTCTCCTATAAAAAATACCTGGAATTATTAGGCCGAGAACATAAAATTGATTTTTCAGGCCTTCAAATTGCTGTTTTAGACATTTTAGAAAATAATCAAGATATTTTAAATGATTTAAGGAATAAATATCAGTTTTTACTTATTGACGAGTATCAGGACACCAGCTCTCTGCAAGATAAGATTTTCCAGTTAATGGCCACTCCCCAAAACAATATCTGCGTGGTAGGTGATGATGATCAGAGCATATATTCCTTTAGAGGGGCTAATATCTTTAATTTTGTTAAATTTCCAGAAAAATATCCAGAAACAAAAGTAGTTCGCTTGAATAAAAACTTCCGTTCTACTAAAAATATCATAAAGGCCTCTGAATTATTCATGGGTAAGCACCGTCTGGTAGAAAAAGAGATTGAACCATGGCGCAGTAAAGGAAATGAACTGGTGCTCCTCAAAAACAATACCGAAGGGGAAGAAGCCCATCAAATTGTAAAGCTAATTCATGATATGAAGGAACATGGTATTGTTCCCCATTATGGTTATGTCACTTTACTTTTTAGAAGCGTTAAATATCATGCCGGAGCTATTTTAAGGGAATTAAAAAAAGAGAAAATTAACTACACCATAAGAGGAGATAAGTCATTCCTAATGAGGGATGAAATCCAGACCGTCCTTTTTTCAATGCATTATGTGGACTCTGATGATTATAGTAAAAAATTTAAAACCAGATGGGGCCGATGGTGGAACCTGGACTTATTTTTAAATGATTTCATGGATATAAGTCCTGAAACAGTTGATATTCTAAAAAAAATGGAAGATGTTGCTCCGGAGAATGATAGAAAAATCAGAACGACAGACTTGAATAAAAATATTATAAATATAAGTCAGTTAAAAACTGAAAAAGAATTCAAACAGAAAGGTATAGTAAATAAGAAAGATATCACCAAGCTAATGGCCTTAAATATTTTTAAAAATGATTTAAAGACTAATCAAATGGATGTTTTATCCATATTCTATAAATTACTGGATATTTCCACCTATCTTAAAAGGTTGACTTATGATGAGATTATAAATACTGAAAAATTAGATGTGGATAAATATTATGTTGAAAATCAAGCAGAAATTGATAAATCTTCCTTAAGAAACAAATGGGATTCATCTGAACAAGAAGAAAAGGAAGACGTCCTTTTTAATTTGTCTAAACTCTCTGGAATTATTAAAAGATATCAGGAATTTTCCAAAGAACCATCACTGGAGGATTTCCTAAAATTCTTATTCAAATTACCAAAAAAAATGCAATACGACGAGGAATTACTGGAAGATCCACGAGCACTGAAAATAATGACGGTGCATCAGGCCAAAGGCCTTGAATTTCCAGTAGTATTTATCTGTGGGGCAGCTGAAAATAAATTCCCTTTAAAAAGTCAGTACAAAGATATTCTCCCTATACCATCTGAACTTTTAAAGTTCATTCCCGATGGACAGGTAAATGAAGAGCGCCGACTATTCTATGTGGCCATGACCCGTGCCCAGGATAATCTAATTATATCTCCCGGTGGTAAAAAATCGCAGTTCATCGAGCATGACATTGGTATTGAAGAATTTTCTGATGTTGATAAAATTATAGAAAAATGTGAGGAACGTGAAGTAGCTCACAGTCCACTTCAAGTCTCTTTTTCATCTATCAGCACCTATGAAACCTGCCCTTTTCGTTATAAATTGATTTATTATTATTTATTTGAATACCAGCCCACTCAAAAACAGAAATATGGTACTATACTCCACCATTGTCTTAATCGTGTCCATCAGGCCATACAAGATAAAGAAGATATTGATAAAAACAAGATTCAGTGCTTTGTAGACAAATCTTGGGCCCCTTTACATGAAAATGAGTTAGAAGATCAGTTAAATAAAGCCAATCTGGTAAAAAAACTGGTATTTTACTACGATAATATGAAAAATTATATTAAAGAAGTTATTTCTACTGAAGAGCCCTTTGCACTCTTTAAAGCTGATACTCTAATTACAGGAAGGACTGATTTAATAATTAAAAATCCAGAAAACCAGTTGGAGCTGGTTGATTTTAAGGCCCGTGGTGAATCAGCCTTAGAACGATTGCAAGTCGAGCTACAGCTCAATATTTATGAATATGGCTTGCAAAAGAAGTATAAATTTCATAAAATGTGTGCCTATCACTTTGATAGCAATGATCAGACCTATTATCCTCCAGAAAAAGATTTTCAAGATATTGAATCACATGTTCAATCCATCTGTCAAGGAATTAATAATAAAGAATTCCCTGCCCTTTCCAGCAGAAGATGTGTGAATTGCTTCTTTAGTTTCGTTTGTGAGGATACTTTAGATTAA
- the dmpI gene encoding 4-oxalocrotonate tautomerase DmpI has protein sequence MPVITIDGPKLTKEQKEKLVKSFSESASEIMGLPVQAMVTIIREVESENVGSGNVLLCNRE, from the coding sequence ATGCCAGTAATCACTATAGATGGGCCCAAATTAACTAAAGAACAAAAAGAAAAACTTGTAAAATCTTTTTCAGAATCTGCAAGTGAAATTATGGGACTACCTGTTCAGGCCATGGTAACCATAATTCGGGAAGTTGAATCTGAAAATGTGGGTAGTGGAAACGTCCTATTGTGTAATAGAGAATAA
- the csa3 gene encoding CRISPR-associated CARF protein Csa3, with product MDTTLISTIYSIEPVMICITQFSPKKVILLREDDAPDEKTKVEQILNDTVGKFIEIVPKETSLYNVVKVAEDTTSVIEDEKANGRRVVVNISGGRKPQALGALFGCYARHHDVERIVYVTEEDSELIDLPILNFGISKTKKEVLEELQKGETSVKNLAVKIGISRGMTYNHIRELREMGFIARNKLEITSAGELAVI from the coding sequence ATGGATACAACTTTGATATCCACAATCTACTCCATTGAGCCGGTGATGATTTGCATCACCCAATTTTCTCCAAAAAAAGTTATTCTTTTAAGAGAAGATGATGCGCCTGATGAGAAAACTAAAGTGGAACAGATTTTAAATGATACTGTAGGAAAATTTATAGAAATTGTTCCAAAAGAAACTAGTTTATATAATGTCGTAAAAGTCGCTGAAGATACTACAAGTGTCATCGAGGACGAAAAAGCTAATGGTAGGAGAGTAGTGGTTAATATTAGTGGAGGCCGTAAACCTCAGGCCCTGGGTGCTTTATTTGGCTGCTATGCGCGTCACCATGATGTAGAAAGAATTGTATATGTTACTGAAGAAGACAGTGAATTAATTGATTTACCTATTTTGAATTTTGGAATTTCTAAAACTAAAAAAGAAGTCTTAGAGGAACTGCAAAAAGGCGAAACTTCTGTTAAGAATCTGGCGGTTAAAATAGGGATTAGTAGAGGAATGACTTATAATCATATACGGGAATTAAGGGAAATGGGTTTTATTGCTCGAAATAAACTGGAAATTACCTCCGCGGGGGAACTGGCGGTAATTTAA